The following coding sequences lie in one Rhodothermales bacterium genomic window:
- a CDS encoding NB-ARC domain-containing protein, with protein sequence MKRKAHDTPSIPRPPAAPRSAEVLRRPDAVAALSSWLLQPRQSPTDHVRVVAGPIGSGKTRLVRACIEGAGIRSAFRDGVFWVDMGPKPMDLPHQLARIGAGVGDDQSEEYATRESAMERIVTALSRKSTLLVFDDVWDLHQALELKALRHPGRTLLLTRNPQVAEGLPDATLGCPPFTPDEALALIAGRAGQSHPLHEGIVDRLQRNPMGLAIAGAILRKGMRPGDWIATFDSQPVDDPGDLDARLRACATINLMYVPAERRDLFFALGLFQPRIALPETAIDRAWRVIDPSLTSYDRRVAFEDLESYGLIERRGDPQTVVIQDVLVQLARDVLDERLVDLHGRFLASYIPKRRPWHDVRDDGYICRFLGYHLVEARQHDTLRDLLLDFDWIQAALRATDMATVQDDYALLHEDKTLRLVQEALWLSARALTRDAGQLPAQLIARLNRFDIVAIERFVHQIRQRIDRRALWLEPRKSSLTTPGSALLDTYHGHLDVVRSVAVTVDGRYAVSGSEDATVKVWDIHTGLLLRTLYGHEAGVQAVAVSPDQPLAYSGSDDGTIRIWDLESGEERLQLIHHEGRIMSLAVMPDGRHVLSAGEDGTIRVWDARSGILRATIDAGKRQIWSMAITPDGRRLVTASDARTVTIWDLARGVVERTLPGHTDWVWGVAVTPDGSHIVSASEDRTVIVWDFASGHIVRVLKGHQGAVRSVAVASDGSTLVTASEDKSLIVWDLRTGAIVRTFTGHDDWVWHVALAPDGHTAFSASDDHAIKRWSLSSQHRHPDQDTHEKSVRAIRVSPDYLHAISVSDDQTMRVWRLSDGQRLATFEGHRDWIWDAAFAPSGRLAATASFDTTIRIWNLMTERADFVLEGHTDWVWSVQITPDGYHLVSASEDGALIVWRMEDGQRVHTLAGHEGGVTAVRITQDSRYIVSASVDATVRVWSLEDGRLLHLLRGHRGAVRALQVSDISQRIVSGADDGTIRTWSLLAGTTEMELRGHTQAIRHLHALSVGFQVLSASEDRTIRLWDLTSGEEDFRFAGHTDEIRDLAVSPDARYLVSVSDDHTARIWDLDARELAGSYYADFPLTSCKFSNEGQVLILGDAGGGVHLLEISE encoded by the coding sequence ATGAAGAGGAAGGCGCACGACACCCCGTCCATACCCCGCCCCCCGGCCGCCCCGCGGTCTGCCGAAGTCCTGCGCCGGCCCGACGCCGTCGCCGCCCTGTCATCCTGGCTGTTGCAGCCCCGGCAATCGCCCACGGACCACGTGCGCGTCGTCGCCGGCCCCATCGGATCGGGTAAGACCCGCCTCGTCCGCGCATGCATCGAAGGCGCCGGCATCCGCTCCGCGTTCCGGGACGGCGTTTTCTGGGTTGATATGGGGCCCAAGCCGATGGACCTCCCGCACCAGCTCGCGCGAATCGGGGCCGGCGTCGGGGACGACCAATCGGAAGAATATGCCACGCGGGAGAGCGCGATGGAGCGCATCGTCACGGCCCTGAGCCGCAAATCCACCCTGCTGGTCTTCGACGATGTGTGGGATCTGCACCAGGCGCTCGAACTCAAGGCCCTCCGGCATCCCGGCCGGACCCTCCTGCTCACCCGCAATCCCCAGGTTGCGGAGGGGCTGCCCGACGCGACCCTCGGCTGCCCGCCGTTCACGCCCGACGAGGCCCTGGCGCTCATCGCGGGCCGCGCCGGCCAGTCGCATCCGCTGCACGAAGGCATCGTGGACCGGCTCCAGCGAAACCCCATGGGGCTCGCCATCGCCGGCGCGATCCTCCGCAAGGGCATGCGGCCCGGCGACTGGATCGCCACCTTCGACAGCCAGCCCGTCGACGATCCCGGCGACCTCGATGCGCGGCTCCGCGCCTGCGCGACCATCAACCTGATGTATGTGCCGGCCGAGCGGCGCGACCTGTTTTTCGCCCTCGGCCTCTTCCAGCCCCGCATCGCCCTCCCCGAAACCGCCATCGACCGCGCGTGGCGCGTCATCGATCCCTCCCTCACCTCGTACGACCGCCGCGTCGCCTTCGAGGACCTCGAGAGCTACGGCCTCATCGAACGCCGGGGCGATCCGCAGACCGTCGTCATCCAGGATGTGCTCGTGCAGCTGGCCCGCGACGTGCTCGACGAACGCCTCGTCGATCTCCATGGCCGATTTTTGGCCAGCTACATCCCCAAACGCCGGCCCTGGCACGACGTCCGCGACGACGGCTACATCTGCCGGTTTCTCGGCTACCATCTCGTCGAGGCCCGCCAGCACGATACGCTGCGCGACCTGCTGCTGGATTTCGACTGGATCCAGGCGGCCCTGCGGGCTACCGACATGGCCACCGTGCAGGACGACTATGCCCTGCTCCACGAGGACAAGACCCTGCGGCTCGTCCAGGAGGCCCTCTGGCTCTCGGCTCGCGCCCTGACGCGCGACGCCGGCCAGCTGCCGGCGCAGCTCATCGCCCGCCTGAACCGGTTCGACATCGTCGCTATCGAGCGTTTCGTCCACCAGATCCGGCAGCGGATTGACCGTCGCGCGCTCTGGCTCGAACCGCGCAAATCCAGCCTCACCACCCCCGGCAGCGCCCTGCTCGACACGTACCACGGCCATCTCGATGTGGTGCGCAGCGTCGCCGTGACGGTGGACGGCCGCTACGCCGTGTCGGGGTCCGAGGATGCGACCGTGAAGGTCTGGGACATTCATACCGGTCTGCTTCTGCGCACCCTGTACGGGCACGAAGCCGGCGTGCAGGCCGTGGCCGTCTCGCCCGACCAGCCGCTGGCCTATTCCGGCAGCGACGACGGCACCATCCGGATCTGGGATCTCGAATCCGGCGAGGAACGGCTGCAACTCATCCATCACGAAGGCCGCATCATGAGCCTGGCCGTCATGCCCGACGGCCGGCACGTCCTGTCCGCCGGCGAAGACGGCACCATCCGCGTCTGGGATGCCCGCTCCGGCATCCTGCGGGCCACCATCGACGCCGGCAAGCGGCAGATCTGGTCGATGGCCATCACCCCGGACGGCCGACGGCTCGTGACCGCCTCCGACGCCCGCACCGTGACGATCTGGGATCTCGCGCGCGGCGTCGTGGAGCGGACGCTGCCGGGGCATACGGACTGGGTCTGGGGCGTCGCCGTGACGCCGGACGGCTCGCACATCGTCTCCGCCTCGGAAGACCGCACCGTGATCGTCTGGGATTTCGCATCCGGCCACATCGTGCGGGTGCTGAAAGGGCACCAGGGCGCCGTCCGCTCCGTAGCCGTCGCCTCCGACGGGTCGACCCTCGTGACGGCGTCCGAGGACAAGTCGCTCATCGTGTGGGATCTGCGCACGGGCGCCATCGTGCGGACGTTCACCGGGCACGACGACTGGGTCTGGCACGTCGCCCTCGCGCCGGACGGGCACACCGCGTTTTCGGCGTCCGACGACCATGCCATCAAGCGCTGGAGCCTGTCGTCGCAGCATCGGCATCCGGACCAGGACACGCACGAGAAGAGCGTGCGCGCCATCCGGGTTTCGCCCGACTACCTGCACGCCATCTCCGTCTCCGACGACCAGACGATGCGGGTCTGGCGGCTCAGCGACGGCCAGCGCCTCGCCACATTCGAGGGGCATCGGGACTGGATCTGGGACGCCGCCTTCGCGCCGAGCGGCCGGCTGGCGGCGACCGCGTCGTTCGACACCACGATCCGCATCTGGAATCTGATGACTGAACGGGCCGACTTCGTGCTGGAGGGCCACACCGACTGGGTCTGGTCCGTTCAAATCACGCCGGACGGCTACCACCTCGTTTCCGCCTCGGAGGACGGCGCCCTGATCGTCTGGCGGATGGAGGACGGGCAGCGCGTGCATACCCTCGCCGGCCACGAGGGCGGCGTGACGGCGGTGCGCATCACGCAGGACAGCCGTTACATCGTTTCCGCGTCGGTCGACGCGACCGTGCGGGTCTGGTCGCTCGAAGACGGGCGGCTGCTCCACCTCCTGCGCGGCCACCGGGGCGCGGTGCGCGCGCTGCAGGTGTCCGACATCAGCCAGCGCATCGTGTCCGGCGCCGACGACGGCACCATACGGACCTGGAGCCTGCTCGCCGGCACCACCGAAATGGAGCTGCGTGGCCACACCCAGGCCATCCGGCACCTGCACGCCCTGTCCGTCGGCTTTCAGGTCCTGTCCGCCTCCGAAGACCGCACCATCCGGCTCTGGGACCTCACCAGCGGCGAGGAGGACTTCCGCTTCGCCGGCCACACGGATGAGATCCGCGACCTGGCCGTTTCGCCCGATGCGCGGTACCTCGTAAGCGTGTCTGACGATCATACGGCACGGATCTGGGATCTCGACGCGCGGGAGCTGGCCGGCTCCTACTATGCCGATTTCCCCCTCACGAGCTGCAAGTTTTCCAACGAGGGCCAGGTCCTCATCCTCGGTGACGCCGGGGGCGGCGTGCATCTGCTGGAGATTAGCGAATAA
- a CDS encoding NUDIX domain-containing protein has translation MFDEPDRDWSKMVLKACACVVRDGRILAFKHPYAGYQLPKGSVELRETAAQAALRELEEESGIATGRIVAKIGELDWEVFAGTATFTENQWQRWHIYLIDPGSDLPERWAHRAVGSVAEAGLLFEYFWHPLEDDVDRFHPVYRRVIAMVMERMG, from the coding sequence ATGTTTGACGAACCAGACAGAGACTGGAGCAAGATGGTGCTCAAAGCCTGCGCCTGTGTCGTCAGGGATGGGCGTATTCTGGCATTCAAGCACCCCTACGCCGGCTACCAGCTCCCCAAGGGCAGTGTGGAGCTGCGGGAAACCGCCGCGCAGGCCGCGCTGCGCGAGCTCGAGGAGGAGTCGGGCATTGCCACCGGCCGGATTGTGGCCAAGATCGGCGAGCTCGACTGGGAGGTCTTCGCCGGCACCGCCACGTTCACCGAAAACCAGTGGCAGCGGTGGCATATCTACCTGATCGACCCCGGTAGCGACCTGCCTGAACGGTGGGCGCATCGGGCGGTGGGCAGCGTGGCCGAGGCCGGCCTGCTGTTCGAATACTTCTGGCACCCCCTCGAGGACGACGTCGACCGCTTCCATCCCGTCTACCGCCGCGTCATAGCGATGGTGATGGAGCGGATGGGATAA
- a CDS encoding class I SAM-dependent rRNA methyltransferase, whose product MPVTLRPRQEKHVLKGYPWIFSNQIDAVDEAATGDIVDVRTADGRPLGQGFYHAKSLIAVRLVTTDVATPVDEAFFARRIDAALALRSSFFHDATHYRLIFSESDGFPGTIVDRYGDVLTWSCLSYGMEKQRDLVLDLLEERLKPAAIVERNDTWLRGKDGLPECKGVIRGAYEGPIRIRENGIAFDVDVTDGPKTGFFIDQRLHRAFVGRLARGRSVLDVFCADGGFSLHAAAGGAASVLGLDTSESALARAAHNAQMNDVSHCIEYKACDALDELDLLREQGRTFDLIVLDPPAFAKSRKHLEAATRAYQRINITAMQLLNPGGILATASCSHAIDEKDFLKIVRYSAIKSGTTLRTLHHGCQPPDHPVLDAMPETSYLKFEVVQKMEG is encoded by the coding sequence ATGCCCGTCACGCTCCGCCCCCGTCAGGAAAAACACGTTCTTAAAGGGTATCCGTGGATATTCTCGAATCAGATCGACGCCGTCGATGAAGCCGCCACGGGCGATATCGTCGACGTGCGCACGGCCGACGGACGGCCTCTCGGACAGGGATTTTATCATGCGAAGTCGCTCATCGCCGTGCGTCTGGTAACCACGGACGTCGCGACGCCGGTGGACGAGGCCTTTTTCGCCCGCCGGATCGACGCGGCCCTCGCCCTGCGCTCGTCGTTTTTCCACGACGCCACCCACTACCGCCTGATCTTTAGCGAAAGCGACGGCTTTCCCGGCACCATCGTGGATCGTTACGGCGACGTGCTCACGTGGAGCTGTCTCAGCTACGGGATGGAAAAGCAGCGCGACCTCGTGCTCGACCTGCTCGAGGAGCGCCTCAAGCCGGCGGCCATCGTCGAACGCAACGACACCTGGCTCCGCGGCAAGGACGGCCTGCCGGAATGCAAGGGGGTGATCCGGGGCGCGTACGAGGGCCCGATTCGCATCCGTGAAAACGGGATCGCGTTTGATGTCGACGTCACCGATGGCCCCAAGACCGGCTTCTTCATCGACCAGCGTCTGCACCGCGCCTTTGTAGGCCGGCTCGCACGGGGCCGCTCGGTGCTCGACGTATTCTGCGCCGACGGTGGATTCAGCCTGCATGCCGCCGCCGGCGGCGCCGCATCCGTGCTGGGGCTCGACACCTCCGAGAGCGCCCTCGCCCGGGCCGCGCACAACGCGCAGATGAACGACGTCTCCCACTGCATCGAATACAAGGCGTGCGACGCCCTGGACGAGCTGGATCTGCTCCGCGAACAGGGCCGAACGTTCGACCTGATCGTGCTGGATCCGCCGGCGTTCGCCAAGAGCCGCAAACACCTCGAGGCCGCCACCCGCGCCTACCAGCGGATCAACATCACGGCGATGCAGTTACTCAACCCGGGAGGCATCCTCGCCACCGCATCCTGCTCCCACGCGATCGACGAGAAAGACTTCCTGAAGATCGTCCGCTACAGCGCCATAAAAAGCGGCACGACGCTGCGCACCCTGCACCACGGATGCCAGCCCCCGGACCATCCCGTCCTCGACGCGATGCCCGAGACGAGCTACCTCAAGTTCGAGGTGGTGCAGAAGATGGAGGGCTGA
- a CDS encoding PorV/PorQ family protein — translation MPRSISTLRAIPILLAVLALAAQGPVYAQKTAKYGADFLSGGVGGRALGMGAVHVGIVRDVSAVYWNPAGLDGLAYPEVAYMHAERFAGIVSFDYAGAALPVSAQSTVGITIIRSGVDDIPNTLNAWDAERNQPKPNPENYIERFSAVDNAIMLSYARRLREGLTVGATGKLIRRKIGDFADAWGYSFDLGAQYIRDRVFLGVNLQDISTMLQSWSVNKAELAALEDFGQEIPNGGTVLVLPVLRLGAGYVAPLRSSSLTLAFDMDVAFDGQQAYVLNAGDMSFHPRVGAEYLFKNVVALRAGISRMLVSDTVGGINLTPNVGAGLRLNQFNIDYGFGDFAGLTADLGFSHRIAARLVLQQPRMARPEK, via the coding sequence ATGCCTCGTAGCATCTCGACATTGCGCGCGATCCCCATCCTCCTCGCGGTCCTTGCGCTCGCCGCACAGGGCCCGGTGTATGCCCAGAAAACCGCCAAATACGGGGCAGACTTTCTCTCCGGCGGCGTCGGAGGACGCGCCCTCGGGATGGGCGCCGTCCATGTGGGCATCGTGCGGGACGTCAGCGCCGTGTACTGGAATCCCGCCGGCCTCGACGGACTCGCCTATCCGGAAGTGGCGTACATGCACGCCGAACGCTTCGCCGGCATCGTGTCGTTCGACTACGCCGGCGCCGCGCTTCCCGTCAGCGCGCAATCCACCGTCGGCATCACGATCATTCGAAGCGGCGTGGACGACATCCCCAACACGCTCAACGCCTGGGACGCCGAGCGCAACCAGCCCAAGCCGAACCCGGAAAACTACATCGAACGGTTTTCGGCTGTTGACAACGCGATCATGCTCAGCTACGCGCGCCGGCTGCGTGAAGGCCTCACGGTCGGTGCGACGGGCAAGCTGATCCGCCGGAAAATCGGCGACTTCGCCGACGCATGGGGATACAGCTTCGATCTCGGCGCGCAGTACATCCGGGATCGGGTGTTCCTGGGCGTGAATCTGCAGGATATTTCGACGATGCTCCAGAGCTGGAGCGTCAACAAGGCCGAACTCGCGGCGCTGGAGGACTTCGGGCAGGAGATTCCCAACGGCGGGACGGTGCTGGTGCTGCCCGTGCTCCGCCTCGGCGCCGGCTATGTGGCCCCGCTTCGCTCCAGCAGCCTCACGCTGGCGTTCGATATGGACGTGGCCTTCGACGGGCAGCAGGCGTATGTGCTCAATGCCGGCGACATGTCCTTTCATCCCCGCGTCGGCGCCGAGTACCTGTTCAAGAACGTGGTGGCGCTGCGGGCCGGCATCAGCCGCATGCTCGTGTCGGACACCGTCGGAGGCATCAACCTCACGCCCAACGTCGGCGCCGGGCTCCGTCTCAACCAGTTTAACATCGATTACGGCTTCGGCGATTTCGCCGGCCTCACCGCCGACCTCGGCTTTTCCCACCGCATCGCCGCCCGACTCGTCCTCCAGCAGCCCCGGATGGCTCGGCCGGAAAAATAG
- a CDS encoding glycosyltransferase family 2 protein, producing MTAASSDPSARQSLALVIPVYNEEAVVPMLLSEIAAFRTAHPDVTQVVFVDDGSEDRTVELLQQGTAGRDGYWIVGFSRNFGHQLAITAGLGVVQTDAAVILDADLQDPLPVVAEMMDRWREGYDVVFAVRERREGEPGLKRLAAAAFYRFFRWMADLDMPLDTGDFRLVSRKVIDVYNRIGEQQPFVRGIVSWIGFNQIGIPYVRAPRAAGQSKYTLRKLIKLAMSGLTSFSDKPLRISIRLGIGVALLAVAGLLVALGAALFGGKGVTLSAVLIFVGFFFGGVQLLFLGVVGMYLLRVYEAVKGRPRYIVSSEWRSEGAGDLA from the coding sequence ATGACCGCTGCCTCCTCCGACCCGTCCGCCCGCCAGTCGCTCGCCCTCGTCATTCCCGTCTACAACGAAGAAGCCGTCGTGCCCATGCTGCTGTCGGAGATCGCGGCGTTTCGGACGGCGCATCCGGATGTGACGCAGGTCGTCTTTGTGGATGACGGGAGCGAAGACCGCACGGTCGAACTGCTCCAGCAGGGGACGGCGGGCCGCGACGGGTACTGGATCGTGGGGTTCAGCCGCAATTTCGGGCATCAGCTGGCGATCACGGCCGGCCTCGGGGTTGTCCAGACCGACGCGGCGGTGATTCTCGACGCGGATCTGCAGGATCCTCTTCCTGTCGTCGCCGAGATGATGGACCGCTGGCGGGAGGGGTATGACGTCGTTTTTGCCGTCCGCGAGCGCCGGGAAGGGGAGCCGGGCCTGAAACGCTTGGCCGCGGCCGCCTTCTACCGCTTTTTTCGCTGGATGGCCGACCTCGACATGCCGCTGGACACGGGCGATTTTCGGCTCGTCTCGCGCAAGGTGATCGACGTCTACAACCGCATCGGCGAGCAGCAGCCGTTCGTGCGCGGGATCGTATCCTGGATCGGCTTCAACCAGATCGGCATCCCGTACGTGCGCGCCCCGCGCGCGGCGGGGCAATCGAAATACACCCTGCGCAAACTCATCAAGCTCGCGATGAGCGGGCTGACGTCCTTCTCCGACAAGCCGCTGCGGATCTCGATCCGGCTCGGCATCGGGGTGGCGCTCCTCGCCGTGGCGGGTTTGCTCGTCGCGCTCGGGGCGGCGCTGTTCGGCGGCAAGGGGGTCACGCTGAGCGCGGTGCTCATCTTCGTGGGTTTCTTCTTCGGCGGCGTCCAGCTGCTTTTTCTGGGCGTCGTGGGGATGTACCTGCTGCGGGTGTACGAGGCCGTAAAGGGCCGGCCGCGGTACATCGTGTCGTCCGAGTGGCGGTCGGAGGGCGCCGGGGACCTCGCTTAA
- the mtnA gene encoding S-methyl-5-thioribose-1-phosphate isomerase gives MTRSAYDFEPAGTVPPLRWGGDRVALLDQTRLPAEEVWLDLRTPEEMAEAIRMLRVRGAPAIGIAAAYGVVLGAGEPAAAIALLRTTRPTAVNLFWALDRMAAVVARHAGDEADALRGALLAEALAIHAEDLDAGRRLGEFGLTLFRDGMRVMTHCHAGGVATSGYGTALAPLLMSRSAGVRLTAVVNETRPLLQGSRITAWELQRAGVPVTLITDSMAAHAMRRGMVDAVIVGADRIAANGDTANKIGTYALAVLARAHDLPFYVSAPRSTIDPVTGDGGMIPIEERSKEEITRGFGRQTAPDGIGVFNPAFDVTPASLIAAIVTEVGILRPPFGPAIAEILAEGAVRH, from the coding sequence ATGACCCGGTCCGCCTACGATTTCGAACCTGCCGGCACCGTCCCGCCGCTCCGCTGGGGAGGGGACCGCGTCGCGCTGCTCGACCAGACCCGGCTGCCGGCCGAGGAAGTCTGGCTCGACCTCCGTACCCCGGAGGAGATGGCCGAGGCGATCCGGATGCTGCGCGTCCGCGGCGCGCCGGCGATCGGCATCGCGGCCGCCTACGGAGTGGTGCTGGGCGCCGGGGAGCCGGCCGCGGCCATCGCGCTGCTGCGCACGACGCGGCCGACGGCGGTGAACCTGTTCTGGGCGCTCGACCGGATGGCCGCCGTGGTGGCGCGGCACGCCGGCGACGAGGCGGATGCGCTCCGCGGGGCGCTGCTGGCCGAGGCCCTGGCCATCCATGCGGAGGACCTCGACGCGGGCCGGCGACTCGGCGAATTCGGGCTCACGCTGTTTCGCGACGGCATGCGGGTGATGACGCACTGCCACGCCGGCGGCGTCGCGACGTCCGGTTACGGGACGGCGCTGGCGCCGCTGCTGATGTCGCGCTCGGCCGGCGTGCGGCTGACGGCCGTCGTCAATGAAACGAGGCCGTTATTGCAAGGGAGCCGCATCACGGCGTGGGAGCTGCAGCGAGCCGGCGTGCCGGTGACGCTCATCACCGACTCGATGGCCGCCCACGCCATGCGGCGGGGGATGGTCGACGCCGTGATCGTCGGGGCGGACCGCATCGCGGCGAACGGCGATACGGCGAACAAGATCGGCACCTACGCGCTCGCCGTGCTGGCTCGGGCGCACGATCTCCCGTTTTATGTCTCCGCGCCGCGTTCGACGATCGATCCCGTGACGGGGGACGGGGGAATGATTCCGATCGAGGAGCGGTCCAAGGAAGAAATAACCCGCGGCTTTGGCCGGCAGACGGCGCCCGACGGGATCGGGGTGTTCAATCCGGCGTTCGATGTGACGCCGGCGTCGCTGATTGCCGCCATCGTCACCGAAGTGGGCATCTTGCGGCCCCCGTTCGGGCCGGCGATCGCCGAAATCCTGGCCGAAGGGGCTGTAAGGCACTAA
- a CDS encoding TonB family protein, which translates to MKQNDWFGLLASLGLHLILLILFYFVRTDPIVPEQLGFIQVEFGSFSEGRPVQKTPQPVPAQKQPTPEPEQQIEERPAPSDPEVSKPVDLPDQAQPIVDEQTVSAPETEVEAIKPEDPKDDKKIEEEEKPQPKPLRPLGSGSVDGNAGADSGDDGEGTEEDKAAPYQIEGLNRTPLVTALPQYVEKVNVTIRIRITVSPNGEIIRRVPLLKGNPRLEQSAMEALTRWRFNPLPANVPQENQVGVITFQFRLE; encoded by the coding sequence ATGAAACAGAATGACTGGTTCGGCCTGCTCGCGAGCCTGGGCCTGCACCTCATCCTGCTGATCCTGTTTTATTTTGTCCGGACCGATCCCATCGTTCCGGAGCAGCTGGGTTTTATCCAGGTGGAGTTCGGTTCGTTTTCGGAAGGGCGGCCCGTGCAGAAAACGCCGCAGCCCGTGCCGGCGCAGAAGCAGCCGACGCCCGAACCCGAACAGCAAATCGAGGAACGCCCCGCGCCCAGCGACCCCGAGGTATCCAAGCCGGTAGACCTCCCCGATCAAGCGCAGCCCATCGTCGACGAACAGACAGTTTCGGCGCCGGAGACCGAGGTCGAGGCCATCAAACCGGAAGATCCGAAGGACGACAAGAAGATTGAGGAGGAGGAGAAGCCACAGCCGAAGCCCCTGCGACCGCTCGGTAGCGGATCGGTGGACGGCAACGCCGGCGCCGATTCCGGCGACGACGGCGAGGGCACCGAGGAAGACAAGGCCGCACCGTACCAGATCGAAGGCCTGAACCGCACGCCGCTCGTCACGGCCCTGCCCCAGTATGTCGAAAAGGTCAATGTCACGATCCGCATCCGGATCACCGTGAGCCCCAATGGCGAGATCATCCGCCGGGTGCCGCTGCTCAAGGGCAACCCGCGTCTGGAGCAATCGGCCATGGAGGCGCTGACGCGCTGGCGTTTTAACCCGCTGCCGGCGAATGTCCCCCAGGAAAATCAGGTCGGGGTCATCACGTTCCAGTTCCGGCTCGAATAG
- a CDS encoding sugar transferase yields MTRKAEFIALLLADATAVCLASAFYYLARFQWGWFDVPQVYPEPIPVVVALAAYWLLVFFFFGMYRERYASSRFDELVSLMKVVSVGILVLVFAIFIDILQPGSTRALIFYYWLDVFLLVALGRTLVRTVQKVLILSGYGTHKALIVGWSDRVEQLHEDIARYPAAGLNVVGALRIGQRENRLHRALAGHGQEEDDEPVVESFQDIEMLPDLIDELDVQDVLIAIGADDQQSLVEVLRLCDGKPVSLKLVPDFYSVLGGMARTEHLYGLPLIEVLPEPMQPWEESTKRIIDVVVSLLVLVLGLPFWVLLIALIRLTSKGPAIYRQQRVGLHGRVFTMYKFRTMRRDAEAATGPVWASEDDPRYTPLGRWLRKTRLDEVPQFFNVLKGEMSLVGPRPERPYFVDRLSHEIPLYNRRSRVKPGITGWAQVIWRYDASLSDVKQKVKYDLFYIANMSLRMDFKILFMTIKTAFLGKGR; encoded by the coding sequence GTGACGCGCAAGGCTGAATTCATCGCACTCCTGCTCGCCGACGCCACCGCGGTGTGTCTCGCGTCGGCGTTCTACTACCTCGCGCGTTTTCAGTGGGGGTGGTTTGATGTCCCGCAGGTCTACCCCGAACCCATCCCCGTCGTCGTCGCCCTGGCGGCGTACTGGCTGCTCGTTTTCTTCTTTTTCGGGATGTACCGGGAGCGGTACGCCTCCAGCCGGTTCGACGAACTCGTCTCGTTGATGAAGGTCGTGTCGGTCGGGATCCTGGTGCTCGTTTTCGCCATCTTTATCGATATCCTCCAGCCCGGATCGACGCGCGCGCTCATCTTCTATTACTGGCTCGACGTCTTTCTGCTGGTGGCGCTCGGGCGGACGCTGGTCCGCACCGTCCAGAAGGTGCTCATCCTCAGCGGCTACGGCACGCACAAGGCGCTGATCGTGGGCTGGAGCGATCGGGTCGAGCAGTTGCATGAGGATATCGCGCGGTACCCGGCCGCCGGCCTCAACGTCGTCGGGGCGCTCCGGATCGGCCAGCGCGAAAACCGGCTTCACCGCGCGCTCGCGGGCCACGGTCAGGAGGAGGACGACGAACCGGTGGTCGAAAGCTTCCAGGACATCGAAATGCTGCCCGACCTCATCGACGAACTCGACGTGCAGGACGTCCTCATCGCCATCGGGGCCGACGATCAGCAATCCCTCGTCGAGGTGCTCCGCCTCTGCGACGGCAAGCCGGTATCCCTCAAGCTCGTCCCGGATTTTTATTCCGTCCTCGGCGGCATGGCGCGGACGGAGCATTTGTACGGGCTGCCGCTCATCGAAGTGCTCCCGGAGCCGATGCAGCCCTGGGAGGAGAGCACCAAGCGCATCATCGATGTCGTGGTGTCGCTCCTGGTCCTCGTGCTGGGGCTTCCGTTCTGGGTTCTGCTTATCGCCCTGATTCGCCTTACCTCCAAGGGGCCGGCGATTTACCGGCAGCAGCGCGTCGGGCTCCACGGGCGCGTGTTCACGATGTACAAGTTCCGGACGATGCGCCGGGACGCCGAAGCCGCCACCGGACCCGTCTGGGCGAGCGAAGACGATCCCCGGTACACGCCGCTCGGCCGCTGGCTCCGCAAGACGCGGCTCGATGAGGTCCCGCAGTTTTTTAATGTGCTCAAGGGCGAGATGAGCCTGGTGGGCCCCCGCCCCGAGCGTCCGTATTTTGTGGATCGGCTCTCGCACGAGATCCCGCTCTACAACCGGCGCTCCCGCGTCAAGCCAGGCATCACCGGCTGGGCGCAGGTCATCTGGCGGTACGACGCGAGCCTGTCCGATGTGAAACAGAAGGTCAAGTACGATCTTTTCTACATCGCCAACATGAGCCTCCGGATGGACTTCAAGATCCTCTTCATGACGATCAAAACGGCGTTCCTGGGTAAAGGACGGTGA